The genomic segment ATGCGTGCGGCTACTGCGCGTTCAAGCGCATCTGCCCGGCGCATGACGATGGCTCGTCGATCCTGATCGAGGAGAAGTCGTGAACGGCCCGCTCGTCCCGAACGAGCAGGATCTCATCGAACGGCTGGATCGGCAGTTCTCGCGGGCTCAACTCGATGCGATTACCCTTGGCCTCGACGCTCCGAGCGCGATCATCGCGGGCGCTGGATCAGGCAAGACCACAGTCATGGCGGCGCGTGTCGTCTGGCTGGTGGGACACCTGGGCATCCCTCCGGAACGCATCCTCGGCCTGACGTTCACCAACAAAGCCGCGGCCGAGCTCGGGCAGCGCATCCGCGCCAGCCTCGAAACGCTCGGCGTCGACCATGCTGAAGCCGGCTGGGGCGAGGTCACGGCCTCGACCTATCACGCGTTCGCGGGCTCGCTAATCGCTGAGCACGGTCTCCGACTCGGAGTGGAGCCCGACCTGCGGGTCGTCACGGACGCTTCGCGCTTCCAGCGTTTCGCCCGAGCCGTCGAGTCATACGAAGGGACGCTGGACCTCGTCACCACATACGTTCCGCGCCTCGTGCCGGATGCGATGAAGCTCGACTCCGAGCTGTCCGAACACCTGGTCACTCCGGAGGCTCTCCGTGACTACGACGCTCAGGTGATCGCGGCAATCTCCGACCAGAAGGTCATCGCAGCGTCATCGGCGACAGCCCGCAAGCGCACCGAGCTGAGCATGCTGGTCGACGCGTACCGGCTCGCCAAGCTCGCTGACGGCGTCATGGACTTCTCCGATCAGATGGCGTGGGGCGCACAACTTGCGATGCTTCCAGAGGTTCGCGAGTCGATGCTTGAGAAGTACGACGTCGTACTGCTCGATGAATACCAGGACACCTCGGTGGCTCAGCGCGATCTGCTCGTTGGCCTGTTCAAGGGACTCCCGGTCACGGCGGTCGGCGATCCTGCTCAAGGCATCTACGGGTGGCGCGGTGCCGCGACCGGCAACCTCGAGGACTTCCTCGATGACTTTGCGATCGACGGTGTCCCAGGGGAGAGGCTGACGCTCCGGCAGACCTACCGGTGCCGCCCCGAGATCATCGGCGCAGCCAACAGCATCATCTCGGCGTTCTACGACGACGCGAAGGTGACTCGCAGCGTCGAACCCCTGACCTCGGGCAAGGAAGCAGGCGGCAAGGTCGAGGTCTCGCTGCACTCGACCGTGTCGCAGGAGATCAGCGCGATGGTGCGCGAGATCGAGGAGATTCGTGATGAGGGCGTCGTACCCCTGCGCAGCGTGGCGATCCTCGTACGAGTGGCCGCCGAGAACGGAGAGATCGTCAAGGCGCTCCGTGACTCACACATACCGTTCGAGATTGTCGGCCTCCAGGGACTGCTGGCACAGCCCGAGGTTCAGGACGTCGTCTCCCTTCTCGAAGTCGTCGACGACGTCACCGCCAATCCGGCTACTCTGCGCCTGCTCACCGGACCCCGCTGGAACATCGGGCCACGTGACCTTGCCTTGCTTGGCCGAAGGGCCTCGCAGCTCAGCCGATCGGTGGGTGGCGCCGAGTCGGAGTCATCGTTGGCGGCCGACCTCGCTCATGCTGTCGAAGGAACCGACCCGACCGAAATTGTCGCGTTGGCCGATGCCCTTGAGGATCTAGGAGACTTCAACTACTCCGACGCCGCCCGCGAACGGTTCGGTGAGCTGGCAAGCCTCATCTCGTCGGTACGTCGCCACAGCAGTGAGCCTTTGATTGACCTCACCCGCCGCGCGGTTAGAGCGCTCGACCTCGACATCGAACTCGAAGCGGGTGATGTCGAGGGAGCTGGTGACAACCTCGCGCTGTTCCTGGATGCTGTGGCGACCTATGCAGAGAGCGATCGCTACGCGTCGCTGGCGGGTCTGCTTTCGTACTTCAACGCCGAAGAGGTTTACAACCAAGGGATGGAGGTGTTCACCCCATCCGAGGCAGAATCGGTCAAACTCCTGACCGTCCACCGCGCCAAGGGGCTGGAGTGGAACACCGTCTTCGTGCCCTTCATGTCAGCGACGGTCTTTCCCACGGGGCAGGGCCGCGCCAACTGGATCACATACGCGAACGCGGTCCCCACGGCCCTGCGCGGTGACCGGTCGAGCCTGCCTCAAATGGCGGACGCTCCCGAGGACTGGACTGACGACTCACGCGGCGTCCATGACGGACGGATCAAGGAACTTGGGCAGATGGAGGAGCGCCGTTTGGCGTACGTCGCCTACACCCGTGCCGAGGAGCGACTCGTTCTGTCAGGTCACTGGTGGGGCCGTACCCAGATCAAGCCGCGCGGCCCTTCGGAGTTCCTCCTTGAGACTCGCAAGTGGCTGATCGACGCCGGCCATCACGCGACCGTGTGGGCTGAAGCGCCCGTTGATGGTGCGACCAACCCCCACCTCGACACTGTGCGGCGTGCCGAATGGCCGGCAGCCCCGCCGGTCCTCGCTCGTCGCCATGCTCTTGCTGCCGCGGTACGCGAGATTCTTGACCGGCCCGATCAGCCAGCACATGATGTGCCACTGATCCCTGTAGATCGACTCGACCAATTGAGCGCAGATGTCGATCTCTTGCTTGCGGAAGCGGACGCAGTGGCTGCCAAGGAGCGAGTCGTGACGCTGCCCGGCTCGGTGTCGACCACGTCGATGCTCGGGCTTGCCGAGGATGAGGCGAAGTTCGCGCGCGAGCTTGCCCGCCCGATGCCGCGCCAGCCTTCTCCTGCCGCCCGTTTCGGCACCAGGTTCCACGCCTGGGTCGAGGCGCACTACGGCCAACAGGTGTTGCTAGACCCGGCAGAACTTCCGGGCCAAGGCGATGTCGATCTCAACTCGGACGCCGAGCTGGACGAGGTCATCCAGATGTTCAGCGATGGCGAGTACGGCCAGCGCAACCCACATGCGATTGAGGCACCCTTCTCGATCGTGTTGGCGGGACAGCAAGTGATCGGGCGTATCGACGCGGTCTTCGCCACCAGCCTCGACGACGGCCGGAGCGGATTCGAGGTCGTCGACTGGAAGACCAACAAGAAGGCGACCGCTGACCCTTTGCAGTTGTCGATCTACCGGCTGGCGTGGGCTGAGCTCAGTGGCGTCGACCCCGCCGACGTGACCGGCGCGTTCTACTACGTACGTCTGGGTCAGACCGTGCGATATGGCGCCGACGACCTGCTCGACCGCCCGGCGCTGGAGGCGCTTCTCAGCGGCAACTAGCCTGATCGGGTGGACTACGCCTTCGATCACGCCCAGCACGACCGAACCGCACACCTTCGCAAGGACGATGCCTGGCGCACGGCCGAGCCGCTGCGCGTCATGGTGATCGGCGGCGAACACGTAGCCACCGAGGGCGGCAAAGGTATCCGCTGGATCAGCATCGACGAAGCTCCGGACGGTGACTGGATCTACCTCGGCACGAAGGACGGCGTCCACCACGCCGCAGTGGTGGTGAGCGGCCGCGTACCCAAGGAGCTCGAGCCGGTGAGCCTGCGCATCCTCGGTCCTTCCGTGGCCCCGGACGAGGCGTCGCTCGCGGTGCACGCCATCGGGCTCTCACGCTGGCACGAAACCCACCAGTTCTGCGCCAAGTGTGGATCGCCCTCCGAGCAGGCAGAGGCAGGCCACACGCGCATCTGCCCGGCCTGCGGCACACATCATTTCCCGCGCACGGATCCAGCCGTCATCATGCTCATCACCGACGGCGACGACCGGGCGCTGCTGGGTCGTCAGCCGATCTGGCCCGAGGGGCGCTTCTCAACCCTGGCTGGCTTTGTGGAGCCAGGGGAGACCCTCGATGACGCTGTACGCCGTGAGGTCATGGAAGAAGTCGGCATCGAGGTCGGCAAGGTTACGTACGCCGGCAGCCAGCCCTGGCCCTTCCCGTCGAGTCTGATGCTGGGATTCTTCGGCGAGGCGCTCAGCACCGACATCAAGGTCGACCAGAACGAGATCGCCGAAGCGCGCTGGTTCACCCGCGAAGAAGTTACCGAGATGACAGCGTCGAGCGACTTGCTGCTGCCGCCGAACGTCTCAATCTCCCGCTGGCTCCTGCAGACGTGGCACGGCGGCGTGATCCACGGGAAGTGGGCTTAGCTAGCGAGCTGAGCCTTGACCTGAGCGACTGACGGGTTGGTCAGTGCCGTGCCGTCAGTGAAGACGAGCGTCGGGACAGTCTGGTTGCCGTTGTTGGCCTGCTCAACGACGAAAGCCGCGTCAGGAACAGCCTCGATGTCGACCTCGTCGAACTCGATGCCCTCTCGCTTCAGCTGCCCCTTGAGGCGATGGCAGTAGCCACACCACGGGGTGGAGTAGAGGGTGAACGTGCTCGACATGAACTGTCTCCTTTGACGACTAGTCTTCATTGTCTCAACACCTGACCGATCCACCGCATTCCCCTGAGGAGCCCGTGTGCCTGATGCCGACGACCTGCTGACGGGTCTCGACCCCGAGCAGGCTGATGTCGCTCGGGCGCTGCGCGGACCGGTCAGTGTCGTCGCGGGTGCAGGCACCGGCAAGACCCGGGCGATCACGCACCGGATCGCGTACGGAGTGGCGACCGGCGTCTACAAGCCAACCGAGGTTCTTGCGGTCACGTTCACGACCCGTGCGGCCGGCGAGATGCGCACACGCTTGCGCACCCTCGGCGCCGATGGAGTACAGGCCCGCACGTTCCACTCGGCGGCGCTGCGTCAGGCGCAATACTTCTGGCCCCATGTCTACGGCGGCCCGTTCCCCGAGATCGTGAAGTCCAAGTTCCCGCTGGTCGCCGACGCGCTCCGGCGGCTCGGACGCCGTGGTGACACACCCTTGCTCCGAGACCTTTCGTCGGAGATCGAATGGGCCAAGGTCAGCAACATTCCGCCGTCGACTTATGCCGAGAGGGCGGCAGCTGCGCGGCGAGAAGTCGCCGACCTCGACCACGACGACGTGGCCAACGTTCTGACCGCTTACGAAGACGTCAAGCGCGAGCGTGGGCGCATCGACATGGAAGACATCCTGCTCGTGACCGCGGCGATCCTCGCCGATGACGAGCGCATCGCGGCGCAGGTTCGCAGCCAATACCGTTGGTTCGTCGTCGACGAGTTCCAGGACGTCAACCCACTCCAGTCGACCCTGCTCGACCTCTGGCTCGGTGGCCGCAACGACATCTGCGTCGTCGGCGACCCGCGCCAGACGATCTACTCTTTCGCGGGCGCCTCGCCGCAGATCCTGGCGTCCTTCGCTCGCAAGCACGAGGGTGCCGAGCGCTACGAACTCGTACGCAACTACCGATCGACCCCGCAGATCGTGGACGCAGCCAACGCCGTGTTCAGCAAGGTGACTGACGTCAACCAGGGCGTACGCCTCCAGTCGCAGCAGGAGCCGGGCAATCCAGTGACCTACGCGGGCTTTCCCGACGAGCAGGCCGAAGCCGCGGCCGTAGCGAGCGAGATCGCATTGATGAACCGCCGAGGGGTGCCGTTCAAGGAGATGGCCATCCTGTTCCGCATCAACGCTCAGTCCGAGACCTTCGAGGAGGCGCTCGGCGAGCACGGCATTCCCTACGTCCTCCGCGGGGTTGAGGGGTTCTTCCACCGCGCCGAGGTGCGGCAGGCCGTCGCCTTGCTGCGTGGAGCGGCCCGAGGCGGCGAGGGTGGAGGCGAGCTGGTCGACGAGGTACGCGCGGTCCTGTCGAGCATGGGACACACCGACAAGCCGCCGAGCGGTGCTGGAGCTGTACGTGATCGGTGGGAGTCGCTGCACGCGATCGTGTCGATGGCCGCCGATCTGGTGGAGGCTGATCCCGCAGCAGACATTGATGCGCTGGTGGCCGATCTGGCTCGCAGAGCTGATCAGGCGCACGCCCCGGCCGCCGACGGCGTCACGTTGGCGACGCTGCACTCAGCCAAGGGGCTCGAGTGGGACGCCGTTTTCTGCGTCGGTATGCACGAGGGCATGATGCCGAGCGTTCACGCCGACACCCCGGTGGCGATCGAGGAGGAGCGCAGGCTCTTCTACGTGGGCCTGACGCGCGCTCGCAACGACCTGATGATCTCGTGGGCCACCACCCGCCGCCGCGGTGGCCGCGGCAACCGCGGACCCACGCGATTCCTCGACACCCTGCTCCCGAGCAATCACGAAGCGCGGCAGACGACCAAGCAGCCGCGCGATCGCAAGGTCGCACTGCGCTCATCCAAAACGTGCCGGGTCTGCAACACCGTCCTCGCGGTTGCCGACCGAAAGCTCGGTAGGTGCGCCGACTGCCCACCCAGCTACGACGAGGGGCTTTACGAGCGCCTTCGTGCCTGGCGCTCGACCGAGGCCACCCAGCAGGCGAAGCCCGCATACGTGATCTTCACCGACGCGACGCTGCAGTCGATCGCGGAGGTCAAGCCGACCAACGAAGCCGCGCTCGCTGCGGTCCCAGGCATTGGGCCGGCCAAGCTCGAGAAGTACGCCGAGTCCGTACTAGCTCTGGTTAAGGGCTGAGCTGTCGGGTCACCGGGTTTCGACCTTCCTGGCGCCTACGGCGCGGCACGCTCAACCTGCCTCGGCCGTTCGGCCGCAGGCGGCCTCAAGCCTCGGCAAACCCGGGTAGCGATTCCTCGACGATCGAGCGGAACGGCGCCGTTGCGCCGAGCTGGCTGAGTACGCCGATACCGCCGAACCACACGCGGTGGATCAGCAGGTACTGCGGCGGGAGGTTGAGCTTCATTGCGGTGCCCATGCCTTCGGCCGTCGGTGCGCTCACCCGCTGCATCTGCTCGCGCATCCATTCGCGGCTGAACGTGAACCGCTCGACTCGGGCAGGCTCGGCGAACGGTCCGAGATAGCGCGCGATCGTGTCGGGATCGAGTTCGACACCGCGCTTGAGGAAGCCCTCATCGTGCAATCCAGCGACGACGGCCTCGAAGTCTCCGTCGACGACCAGACGCAGTAGACGTCCCATCGACTCAGGAAGTCCGTCAGGGAGGCGCGCCACAGCGCCGAAGTCGACCACTCCGAGCCGGCCGTCCGGCATGATCCGGAAGTTGCCCGGATGCGGATCAGCGTGCAGCATCCCGGCCCGCTCGGGACCGGCGAACAGGAACCGTACGTAGGCCTCGCCGTAGCGATCGCGCTCCTCCTGTGTGCCGGTGGCGATGATTTGCGCCAGCGAAGAGTCGGCCTCGAGCCACTCCGACACCAGGGCTCGCTCGGTGTGAGCGAGCGGCTCGGGGATCACAACCTCGGGATCGTCGGCGAATGCGCCGGCAAACACGCTCTGCGCGCCAGCTTCGAGCGAGTAGTCCAGTTCCTCGGCAACGCGGTCCTGCAGCTCAGCGATGAGTGGCTTGACATCCAGTGCCGGGGCGAGGATGCCGAACAGTCGAGCCATCCGAGCGATTTGGCGCAGGTCTGCGGTCAACGCCTTGGCGGCACCTGGGTACTGGATCTTGACCGCCACCTCAGTTCCATCCAGCCAGGTCGCCCGATGAACCTGCCCGATCGACGCCGAGGCGGCCGGAACATCACCGAAGGTTGGGAACTGGTCTCGCCAGTTTTCGCCGAACTCCTCGACCATCACCCGATGCACAACACCAGGCGGCATCGGTGGGGCGGAGTCCTGCAGCTTGGTCAGCGTCTCTCGGTACGGGCCGATCAGCTCATCGGGCAGCGCTGCCTCGAAGATGCTCATGGCCTGGCCGAACTTCATTGCGCCGCCCTTGAGCTGCCCGAGCACCGTGAAGATCTGATCGGCCGTACGACGTTGCACCTCGTCGATCACCGCCTGTGCCGGCGCACCGACGATGCGCTTGCCGACGCCGAGCGTCGTACGTCCGGCAAAGCCGACTGGCAGCGACGCGAGCCTGGCAGTGCGCGCGAACGCGCTGCCGCTCAGCGGCCGTCCTTCGGGCTTGTCGTCTACCACCGAGTCAGGATAGTCGCGGCGACCCGACGTGGCTGTGCGAGCATGATCAGGTTCTGCATTCGATCACGTCGAGGGGGAGTCATGTCACAGGAGTTTGCCGATCGGATTGCCCTGGTCACGGGCGGTGGCTCGGGCATTGGGCGTGCTGCCGCGCTGGCATTCGCCAAGGAGGGTGCGACCGTCGTTGTGGCTGGGCGGAGCGCCGGACCGCTGGACGAGACCGTCGCCATGATCGAGGAGAGGGGCGGGAGAGCCGCCGCCCATTCGGCTGATGTGACGGTGGCAGATGAGGTCGAGGACCTCATTACCCGAACAGTCGCCACCCATGGCGGACTACACATCGCGTTCAACAACGCTGGTGTCGCAGTCGGTCGAGCGTTGGTCGACACCACTGACGAGGACTGGAACCGTCTCGTCTCCGTCAACCTGACCGGCGTTTTTCTGACGATGAAGCACGAGATCAGCCACATGCGCACCGCTGGCGGAGGTGTCATCGTCAACACTGCCTCCAACATCGGCGCCCACCAGCGTCGTGCAGGTATGGCCGCGTACGCCGCGACAAAGGCTGCCGTCAGCACGCTGACCCGCGGGGCGGCTTTGGACCACATTGGCGAGGGTGTTCGGATCAACGCGATCAGCCCAGGGCCCTCCGAGACCACGATGTCGCTCCGACCAGGTGAGACGGAAGCAGACCGGTCAGAGCGGCTCAAGGACACCAATCCGTCGGGGCGCGCTGCCACTCTCGACGAGATCGTCGATGGGGTGTTGTGGCTCTGCTCTGATCGGTCGGCCTACGTGGTCGGACACGACCTCGTCATCGATGGCGGCGCCAGCGCCTGACGTCAGGCCGCACTGAGGAGGTCGCAGGCGCAGCCGTGATGGAACGTCAGGGGCCAGACGTTTCGCTCGTCGTGCCCGGGCCCGACCGCGAGGAACTGCCCGATTGTTCGCGGCGGACGCCCGTCGCAATGCGCCAACACTTCGATCGCGACCTCAAGCGCAGCCGCGTGCACGGTCACCGCATCGAGTGCCGCGGGGGTGAGGATGCCGGTGTGCCGTCCGAATTGGGGGAGCAGCGCACTCCAGGCGTGATCCCAATCGGCTCGGTGCCGGTCGTAGCAGGACATGCACGGAGTCCGTCCAGGTCGCACGAGCGGCCCAATGCGTACGCGGTCTTCATCGATCATCACGACTAGGTGATCGAGTGCGGCGAACGTGGGTCGCTCGAACACCGTCCGCGCGGGCTCACCGCTCGAGGCGATGATCAGCAGATCTGGATCGTTCGAGCCGAGATCGCGTATGCCCGCATCTGCGAGAACAGTCCTTGCGGCGGCCGCGATCGGCTCGGACGCCGCGTCAGCGTGGAATGCCACGCGGAACTGGGGCCGACGAGTGAGTCGTCCCAGCTCGCCGCCTGAGAGATCGGTATGCCGAGCCTCGGCGTCGAGCCCACGTCGATGCGGTGCACTCCAGCGTGAGGCGTCGAAGACGACCCCTAGGGCACACAGCTCGCGTATCAGTGCCGGGACGTCGCAGGCGAGCTCAGGGATGTTGGCCTTCGCGTACGTCTGGAGTCGCGCGACATCTCGCGTCCCGTCGGCCAACCGAAGCAATGCCATGAGGCCGGGACGGTCAGCGATGACGACGCCAGGTGAGGTGCCGACCTGCAGGCTCACTCGGTCGCGGCGAAGCAGTGGGGCACCAGGGCGAAGCGCGGGACGGAATGTCATGCGGCCAGCGTGACGCCGACTCCCGCAGACGACCAGCCGAGCGTCCACAGTCCTGGAACACAATAAAGACGACCCGCGGGATGCGGGTCGCCTTTATTGAAATTCGGGGAAGGTGCGGGACTCAGGCCTTGCCGAGGATCCGGTTCAGCTTCGTGCCGCAGACCGGGCAGATGCCCTTGGCCATACGAGTGCCCTTGTCACTGACGTGGACCTCACCTGACGTCTCGCGCTTTTCCTTGCACTTGACGCAGTAGAAATCGCCACTCCATGTTTCTGACATTGCGGCCTCCTTGCCGTTGTGTTGCTAGTCACCATGAGCGTACGCGTGACAGGCGTGTTTCACGCTCAGCTGAGCGTAAAACTCTCCGGCGAGTTGCGGGGGAGCAAAATGGCCAATTTCGCGCAAAAAGAGGCTCCCGGCTGAGTGTGCCTTCCCCTGCGCACTCTGCCGAGAGCCTCGATTGCCCGAAACGCTAGGTCTGGGTGCACCTACCGTCAAGCAAAATCGGGAGACTGTTGTCCACGCCTGTGGATAACAGTGGGGACAAGTTGTGGGGAAAGCCAGCCCTTCGTGTGGACACCGTGGGGAAGGTCGTGCACAACCTGTGGGCGGCGAGTTTGACGTGTGCAGGGGCAAGCCGTGATGACCTGCAAAAACGTCCTCGACCCGCTGTGGAAGAAAAAAATGTCGAGCCCGACGGATAGATTTACGGCATGGGTGAGGTGGAGATCCGGCGGAGCCGTCGGCGCAAGCGGACGATCAGTGCGCACCGCGAAGGTGACAAGACCATCGTGCTCGTGCCTGCGCACCTCTCCCAGGCGGAAGAAGACAAAGCCGTACGCAGTCTCGTCGATCGTCTTGACCGCCGCGAGCAGCGCTCGCGGCCCAGTGATGACGAGCTCATGGCGCGCGCCAGCCAGCTCTCTCAGGCCTGGTTCGACGGCAAAGCGCAGCCGCTGACCGTGCGCTGGGTGTCCAACCAGAACGCGCGGTGGGGCTCCTGCAGCAGTGCCGATCGCAGCATTCGACTGTCCGATCGGCTCAAGGGCATGCCTTCATACGTTGTCGACTACGTGCTCGTACACGAGCTCGCGCACCTGATCGAACCCAACCACAGCAAGCGGTTCTGGGCGCTCGTCGACGCGTTCCCCGAGGCGACGAAGGCTAAGGGTTTCCTCGAAGGCGTCTCATGGACGCAGCGATGAGCTCTCGCACCGACTGATCGGTTTCGGTCGGAAGGTTGTCGACCGCAAACCACTCCAGCTCATCCGATTCATCGCTGATGACGTGCTGCGCGTCAGGCGGGGCAACGGCGACGAACTGCACGTCGAGGTGATGCGACGGCCGGATCGGCCCGCATTTGGGCACCTCGTGAAGCGACAGCACCACGGGTACGGGATCGATCGTGAGGCCCGCGATCCCGCTCTCCTCGTGCGCCTCACGCAGAGCTGCCTCAGCCAGCGACTCGTCTTCAGGGTCGATGTGCCCGCCAGTCTGCAGCCAGCGCTTGATGACGTGATGCAGCGTGAGCAGCACCCGCTGGTGGTCCGCTGAGACGATCAGTGCGCTGGCTGTCAGGTGATCTGGATGGCAGTCGCGACTCGTCGCGTCAGCGTGCCCGTCGAGGTGGGCGAGATAGGTGACTCGCAGTCGTTCCTGCTCGTCGTCTGGTGCCGCCCAGCGTGTCAGCACGCCGTGCGCATCGGAGTGAAGCGTCACTCGTCGCCGTTTGAGTCGGACCCAGTGTCGCCATCGAGGAGCTCGCCAATGGCGGCATCCCAGTCGTCGCCACCCGACGTGCTGCTCTCGCCCTGAGCAAAGCCCAGAGGATCGTCGAGGTCCGCCGAGGATGGCATCAGATCCGGGTGGCTCCACGGCGCATCGCGCTCGTCGGCACCTTGGCGATCACGCAGCGCGGCCCACAGGGTCGCTGCCTCGCGAAGCTTGCGCGGTCGCAACTCGAGGCCGACGAGCGAAGCGAACGTCTGCTCGGCGGGTCCACCTGCGCCACGACGACGTCGCATCGCCTCAGCGAGCGGGGCAGCGGCGGGCATACGGTCCTTGGTGGCCTGGGCGACGACCTCGTCGACCCAGCCTTCGATCAACGCGAGCAGAGTCTCGAGCCGCTCAAGCGCCTTGAGCTGTTCGGGTGTGCTTTCGGGCTCGAACAGTCCGCCGCTCATCGCCTCCTGGATCGCCTCGGGGCGAGAAGGGTCGATATCGCGGATCTGGGACTCGATGGCTGAGACGTCGATACGGGTGCCGCGGCCGAATTCCTCGACCGCTCCGACCAACGCGGGGCGGAGCCATGGAGCGTGCTGGAACAGCCGGTGATGAGCGCACTCGCGGAGTACGACGTACAAGAGGACGTCGGAAGCCGAGTGCTCAAGACCTTCGCCGAACGCCTTGACGCCCTCGGGAAGTACGGCGGCGACCTTCTCGGGACCGAGCGGCAGGCCGATGTCGGTCGACGAGAGGACCTCGCCAGCGAGACCGCCTAGCGCTTGGCCGACCTGCTGACCGAACATCGCTCCGCCAGCTTGATTCAGCATGCCCATCAGGGGACCCGCCATTGCCTTGGCTTCTTC from the Aeromicrobium panaciterrae genome contains:
- a CDS encoding zinc-dependent metalloprotease, which codes for MSEDDKDDAANDPQNPFAGTPMEQIFGAFAGGQLDMTQIMGQMQKMFAPHEGSVNFDLAKDVARHAAAAAGPDPTPNAAQQGAVDDAVRLAESWLDTATTIPAGATTSTAWSRAEWIESTSGTWQTLVEPIAQHVVKAMGDALPEEAKAMAGPLMGMLNQAGGAMFGQQVGQALGGLAGEVLSSTDIGLPLGPEKVAAVLPEGVKAFGEGLEHSASDVLLYVVLRECAHHRLFQHAPWLRPALVGAVEEFGRGTRIDVSAIESQIRDIDPSRPEAIQEAMSGGLFEPESTPEQLKALERLETLLALIEGWVDEVVAQATKDRMPAAAPLAEAMRRRRGAGGPAEQTFASLVGLELRPRKLREAATLWAALRDRQGADERDAPWSHPDLMPSSADLDDPLGFAQGESSTSGGDDWDAAIGELLDGDTGSDSNGDE